The sequence GCAATACGGTGCTGGGCGGGCTGATCACCTCGGCGCCGGAGATGGTGAAGGTGGCGCGTACGATCGAGCGCGTGGCGAATACCAATGTCTCCGTCATGCTGCTGGGTGCGAGCGGCACCGGCAAGGAGCTGCTGGCGCGTGGCGTGCACGAGGCAAGCAGTCGCAAGGGCGGCAATTTCGTTGCAATCAACTGCGCGGCGATCCCCGAAAACCTGCTCGAAAGCGAGCTGTTCGGGCACGAGAAGGGCGCCTTTACCGGCGCGGTGAAGACCACTGAGGGCAAGATCGAGCTGGCCGATGGCGGTACGCTGTTTCTCGACGAGGTGGGCGACATTCCGCTGCCCCTGCAGGTGAAGCTGCTGCGCTTCCTGCAGGAACGTACCATCGAACGCATCGGCGGACGCAGCTCCATCCCGGTCGACACGCGCATTGTCTGCGCCACGCACCAGGATCTGGAGGGCATGATCGCCGACGGGCGTTTCCGCGAAGACCTGTTCTATCGCCTGGCCGAAGTGGTGGTGAAGATCCCTTCACTGGCGGAGCGCCCCGGCGATGCCGTGCTGCTCGCCAAGGTGTTCCTGAAGCGCTTTGCGGAGGAGATGAACCCCTCCGTCACCGGCTTCGCGCCGGATGCGCTGGCTGCCATCGATGCCTGGAACTGGCCCGGCAACGTGCGCGAGCTGGAGAACCGCGTGAAGCGGGCGGTGATCATGGCCGACGGCAAGCTGGTGAGCGCGGAGGATCTCGATCTTGGCGACAGCGAGGAGGAAGATCCCGAAGTGCTCAACCTGAAGAGCGCGCGCGAACAGTCCGACCGCAAGGTGATCCGCCATGCGCTGGCCCGGACCGAAGGCAACATTTCCAGCACCGCCAAGATGCTGGGGATCAGCCGCCCGACGCTGTACGACCTGCTCAAGCAGTACGACCTGCAGCAGAGCTGACGCTGGACAGCCGCGCGGTGCGCAGGCACATCGCCGCGCAATGATCGCTCGCCTCGCCATCCTGTTCGATCCGCTGGTTCGCCTGCTGCTGCTGGCGATCCTGCTGGCCAGCGTGCTGCCGGTGACGGGCGAGGGTCGGGCGATTGCACGCATCGTGTCGGATGGAGCGATCTTCCTGCTGTTCCTGCTCAACGGCCTGCGCCTGCCGCGCCGACAGGTGGCAGAAGGCATGCGCAACCTGCGCTTCCTGTTACCGCTGGTCGTCTGGGTCTTCGGCCTGATGGCTTTCGCAGGACTGGCGGCAGCGGGCATGGCCTCGCTGCAACTACCAGCCAGCGTGGCGCTGGGGTTTGTCTTCCTCGGCGTGCTGCCCTCCACGGTGCAGTCGGCGACGGCTTATAGCTCGATCGCCGGCGGCAATGTTGCGGCGTCGGTGGTGGCGGCGGCGGTGCTCAACATCCTCGGCGTATTCATCACCGCGCCGCTGATCGGTATCCTGGCGAGCAGCGGCATGCCGGGCATCGACCTTGGCGGCCTGCAGCGTATCGCCTTGATCCTGCTGTTGCCCTTCGTGATCGGACAAGTCCTGCAGGGCTGGCTGGGCGGCCTGGTGGCAGACAACCGCAAGCTGGTTTCCTGGATGGACCGGATCGCCATTGCGATTGCTGTCTATGTCGCTTTCTCCGGCGCGGTGCAGCAGGGCCTGTGGAGCCTCATCTCGCTGCCGGAGTGGGGTGTGCTGATGAGCCTTGTCGGCTTCATGCTGGCATTCGGCTTCTTCGGAGCATGGTGGCTAGCAGCACTGCTGCGGCTCGACCCCGCAGATCGGGTATCGTTCCTCTTCGCCGGGGCGCAGAAGAGCATCGCCATGGGTGCACCGCTAGCCAGCGTGCTGTTCCCGCCCGCGACGGCCGGTCTCGTGCTGCTGCCCGTGCTGATCTACCACCTGTTGCAGCTGGTCATCTCCGCGCCGGTGGCGGCGCGGCTCAGCCGTGGGGCATCCGGGTAGGTTCCGGGTTCTCCCGGTTGTGGCGGACAGACCACCACAGCGACAGGCCGATCAATGCAGCGCCGATAAGGCCGGTGATCGTCTCGGGAATGTGGAACTTGGCAGAGGCGAGCATGATGCCGCCCAGCACGATGATCGCCCAGAACGCGCCGTTCTCCAGGAACCGGTACTGCGCCAGGGTGCCCTTCTCGACCAGGTGAATGGTCATCGAACGCACGAACATGGCGCCGATCGACAGGCCCAGCGCGATCACGATCATGTTGTTCGAAAGGGCGAAGGCACCGATCACGCCGTCGAAGCTGAAGCTGGCATCGAGCACGTTGAGGTAGAGGAACCCGCCTAGGCCGCTCTTCACGACAGCACCCTGCAGGCGCTTCTTTTCTTCATGCAGTTCGAGGATCGTGTTGATCCCTTCCACCGCGATGAAGGTGATGAGGCCAAGGATGCCCGCGATCAGGAAGGTCAGCGCCTCTTCCGGCGGCAGCAGACCGGAAATGCCCCACAGCACCAGCAGCAGGATAGCGATTTCGGCAGCGGGAAGGGCGGCGAATTTCGACAGCCATTCCTCGATCTTGAAGATCCAGTGCACGTCCTTGTCGAGGTCGAAGAAGAATTTCAGGCCGACCATCGCCAGGAAGGCGCCGCCGAACCCGGCAATGCCGACGTGGGCAGAGCTGACGATGCGTTCGTATTCCTGCGGATCATTGAGCGACAGGTCGATTGTCTCCACCGGGCCAAGACCCGCTGCAATCGCCACGATGGCGAGCGGGAAGACGATGCGCATGCCGAACACGGCAAAGGCGATGCCCCAGGTGAGGAAGCGGCGCTGCCAGATCTTGTCCATGTCCTTCAGCACGGAGGCGTTCACTACCGCGTTGTCGAAGCTGAGCGAGATTTCGAGCACCGACAGCACGATGATGATCCACAGCATCGATGCCGTGCCGGAAACGGTCCCGGTGCTGGACCAGCCATACCAGCCTCCCAGGCCGAGGCAGATAAGCGTGAAGATGAGTGAGAAGCCGTAGAACTGGCGAATGGTCTGCATGTCGGGAATTACTTCGGTTGGTAGAGCTGGTCAGGTCCGGGGAAGCTGCGCTCGCGCACCTCGGCGGCATACTTGGCGGCTGTCTCCGAGATGGTGGTGGCGATGTCCTCGTAACGTTTCACGAAGCGTGGGACGCGTTCGAACATGCCGAGCATGTCTTCGGTCA is a genomic window of Aurantiacibacter sp. MUD11 containing:
- the prsR gene encoding PEP-CTERM-box response regulator transcription factor codes for the protein MAESKPKLLIVEDDEGLQAQLKWAYEDFEVIIAGDRESAIAALRSEEPPVVTLDLGLPPDPDGTTEGFAVLDAIMALKPDTKVVVASGHGARESALNAIERGAYDFYQKPVDIEQLGLIVRRALNLHRIEAENRRLANKADEGNTVLGGLITSAPEMVKVARTIERVANTNVSVMLLGASGTGKELLARGVHEASSRKGGNFVAINCAAIPENLLESELFGHEKGAFTGAVKTTEGKIELADGGTLFLDEVGDIPLPLQVKLLRFLQERTIERIGGRSSIPVDTRIVCATHQDLEGMIADGRFREDLFYRLAEVVVKIPSLAERPGDAVLLAKVFLKRFAEEMNPSVTGFAPDALAAIDAWNWPGNVRELENRVKRAVIMADGKLVSAEDLDLGDSEEEDPEVLNLKSAREQSDRKVIRHALARTEGNISSTAKMLGISRPTLYDLLKQYDLQQS
- a CDS encoding bile acid:sodium symporter; translation: MIARLAILFDPLVRLLLLAILLASVLPVTGEGRAIARIVSDGAIFLLFLLNGLRLPRRQVAEGMRNLRFLLPLVVWVFGLMAFAGLAAAGMASLQLPASVALGFVFLGVLPSTVQSATAYSSIAGGNVAASVVAAAVLNILGVFITAPLIGILASSGMPGIDLGGLQRIALILLLPFVIGQVLQGWLGGLVADNRKLVSWMDRIAIAIAVYVAFSGAVQQGLWSLISLPEWGVLMSLVGFMLAFGFFGAWWLAALLRLDPADRVSFLFAGAQKSIAMGAPLASVLFPPATAGLVLLPVLIYHLLQLVISAPVAARLSRGASG
- a CDS encoding DUF475 domain-containing protein, producing the protein MQTIRQFYGFSLIFTLICLGLGGWYGWSSTGTVSGTASMLWIIIVLSVLEISLSFDNAVVNASVLKDMDKIWQRRFLTWGIAFAVFGMRIVFPLAIVAIAAGLGPVETIDLSLNDPQEYERIVSSAHVGIAGFGGAFLAMVGLKFFFDLDKDVHWIFKIEEWLSKFAALPAAEIAILLLVLWGISGLLPPEEALTFLIAGILGLITFIAVEGINTILELHEEKKRLQGAVVKSGLGGFLYLNVLDASFSFDGVIGAFALSNNMIVIALGLSIGAMFVRSMTIHLVEKGTLAQYRFLENGAFWAIIVLGGIMLASAKFHIPETITGLIGAALIGLSLWWSVRHNRENPEPTRMPHG